The following proteins are encoded in a genomic region of Pyricularia oryzae 70-15 chromosome 6, whole genome shotgun sequence:
- a CDS encoding STE/STE11/CDC15 protein kinase gives MTPPGGFAERAYSGSNGKAVASSSVSNSGGSRTPGTPRKNSTANLAREKALQDPGLRDYRLGDCIGKGAFGSVYKAFNWGTGEAVAVKQIKLVDVPRSELRMIEAEIDLLKNLHHDNIVKYIGFVKTSDCLNIILEYCENGSLHSICKAYGKFPENLVGVYMTQVLQGLQYLHDQGVIHRDIKGANILTTKDGKVKLADFGVSTSTLAGPDKEAQVVGTPYWMAPEIIQLSGATSASDIWSVGCTVIELLQGKPPYHNLAPMPALFAIVNDDHPPLPEGVSPAARDFLMQCFQKDPNLRVSAKKLQRHPWIVGSRRSDAPVSKAPSNFSEAVEEVKQWNKALKSSEHGLRVSIGPDGAHHSGSNGTKGTTVDGHRLNVITNIKGPLTLAKPRPMADAFRSPEIPDNDNWDNDFATAISPSALHLPHLKPQDNFGGLLSSDRLKAFASIDDSRNLSADWDDDLGGSEQLVTIKAPRAQLSDPDMQQTIRPTPRKNDHSEKREKKASLPDFKLQQPNKTKQSRTSAKSPTKPHFPAKFTIPPRPESMFREHSVEDYSDILEDNDHVFAEKMGLVPKDSPQLFHPSDLTSLPRSMQPPNGGSVRRAAQPRPSVLPDRNMRRTRSSIEIQRFAENESDEDFSDIFGPSDTLTERDESDRGSEDGGTGGGRMILSKLSNNSWLGDDEDEDDPFALLDPGWDEMDLEANIARDRHARLSHKVEELVRSLKTTEGEDTLLVVSEELLSLLWENGDVKDLIISAHGLLPILEILEPCTVKSRQHMILQLLKIVNAIILDDVELQENLCFVGGIPIITKFAARQYSNEIRLEAAAFVRQMYQTSTLTLQMFVSAGGLNVLVEFLDEDYDASRDLVLIGVNGIWNVFELQGPTPKNDFCRIFSRSKILDPLALVLHKVLDEDDKSELTELVEGRIVNIFYLFSQAENYVKEVVAERQVLKTVLRDLRRMSPIHQITMLKFIKNLSMLSLTLESLHSADAIDFLIELLSYSMKKGHKHFREISNQVLNTMFNLCRLSKERQEYAAVNGIIPLLLKIMQTDRPPKEFALPILCDMAHSGSKGRRYLWQNKGLDFYVSLIADQYWQVSALDSISVWLQEETAKVETHLLDGKFTAAITSSFNSIKTNAFDSGVLEPLIKILRLSPSLAASLAKSEMYSGLAQKLGHKKAQVRLNLLRLVRNIMDACVSEGGGSSMSTASSGRQLRALFEQIRVLADKDPAVLVRNLASELLRSHLDPDGVTNPIGLTTSTSAVGNGANPLSSAVPPSSSGAPSSRSRSGPRRTSSYTPPGLSSSASAPPQTPTHHQRPSQSSSIYTEVAVTATPRRSAAIAQERDSGGVFRPRSRDGPGSSGSSSSIPRRVSGEGGAILLGGKNGVSSRLPRTSSAYGRQSISMAQGRSESSSSNKENTNITQMGGGSDSRYHTPTAANFDQHDLDWERERDRQRGDRAERVAAQQHKRRSRMTASSSDIRHGAPSR, from the exons ATGACACCCCCGGGAGGCTTTGCCGAGCGGGCGTACAGCGGCAGCAATGGCAAGGCggtggccagcagcagcgtcaGCAACAGCGGAGGTAGCAGGACTCCGGGAACGCCCAGGAAGAATTCCACGGCCAATCTGGCGAGGGAGAAGGCGCTTCAGGACCCAGGATTGAGGGACTAC CGTCTCGGAGACTGCATAGGCAAGGGCGCATTCGGTTCTGTGTACAAGGCCTTCAATTGGGGAACCGGGGAGGCAGTTGCCGTCAAGCAGATCAAGTTGGTAGATGTGCCGAGGAGTGAACTCCGGATGATCGAG GCCGAAATCGATCTTCTCAAGAACCTACAT CACGACAATATTGTCAAGTATATCGGCTTCGTGAAGACCTCGGACTGCCTAAACATCATCCTCGA GTATTGCGAAAATGGATCGTTGCATTCTATCTGCAAAGCCTACGGCAAATTCCCAGAAAATCTTGTGGGGGTGTATATGACGCAGGTTCTCCAGGGTTTGCAGTACCTCCATGACCAGGGTGTCATACATCGCGATATCAAAGGGGCCAACATACTTACTACCAAAGATGGCAAAGTCAAACTGGCCGACTTTGGCGTGTCCACAAGCACGCTCGCCGGACCTGACAAGGAGGCTCAGGTTGTCGGCACCCCTTACTGGATGGCTCCAGAGATCATTCAACTCTCCGGAGCGACTTCGGCCTCTGACATCTGGAGCGTGGGATGTACAGTGATCGAGTTACTGCAGGGGAAGCCTCCGTATCATAACCTCGCACCCATGCCCGCATTATTTGCTATTGTCAACGACGATCACCCGCCGCTCCCCGAAGGAGTGTCTCCT GCTGCGCGTGACTTCCTGATGCAATGCTTCCAGAAAGACCCCAATCTCAGAGTGTCGGCAAAGAAACTGCAGAGACACCCATGGATTGTTGGCTCCAGGAGAAGCGATGCGCCCGTATCAAAAGCCCCGTCCAATTTTAGCGAAGCTGTCGAGGAGGTCAAGCAGTGGAACAAGGCATTAAAGTCATCAGAACATGGCTTAAGGGTGTCTATCGGCCCCGACGGTGCCCACCATTCGGGAAGCAACGGCACCAAGGGAACAACCGTGGATGGTCACCGGTTGAACGTAATCACGAACATCAAGGGCCCACTGACGTTAGCTAAGCCCAGACCGATGGCTGATGCCTTTAGGTCTCCTGAGATACCTG ACAACGACAACTGGGACAACGATTTTGCAACAGCAATCTCACCAAGCGCACTGCATTTACCACATCTCAAACCTCAGGACAACTTTGGTGGCCTGTTATCATCGGACAGACTCAAGGCTTTTGCTTCTATCGACGACAGCAGGAACCTGTCGGCCGACTGGGATGATGATCTGGGGGGAAGTGAACAGCTCGTGACCATCAAGGCACCTCGAGCACAGCTCTCTGATCCTGACATGCAACAAACAATCCGGCCCACTCCACGGAAGAATGATCATTCTGAAAAACGCGAGAAGAAAGCATCGCTCCCTGACTTCAAACTGCAACAGCCAAACAAGACGAAGCAGAGCCGAACCTCAGCCAAGTCACCAACAAAACCGCATTTCCCAGCAAAATTCACCATACCGCCGCGGCCAGAGTCCATGTTTCGAGAGCATTCTGTCGAGGACTACTCGGACATTCTGGAGGACAACGATCACGTATTTGCCGAAAAGATGGGACTAGTGCCAAAAGACAGCCCTCAGCTCTTTCATCCCTCAGACCTGACCAGCTTGCCTCGGTCCATGCAACCTCCCAATGGTGGCAGCGTGCGGCGAGCTGCTCAACCGAGGCCTTCAGTTCTTCCAGACAGGAATATGCGGAGGACGCGGTCGTCAATAGAGATACAGCGATTCGCCGAGAACGAGAGCGACGAGGACTTTTCGGACATCTTTGGCCCAAGCGATACGCTTACCGAGAGGGACGAAAGCGACCGGGGCTCCGAGGACGGCGGCACTGGTGGTGGCAGAATGATCTTGTCCAAGTTGTCCAACAACTCATGGctgggcgacgacgaggatgaggatgatcCTTTTGCGCTGTTGGATCCTGGATGGGACGAAATGGACCTCGAGGCAAACATTGCCAGAGATCGCCATGCGAGACTATCACACAAGGTAGAGGAGCTTGTGCGGTCCTTGAAAACGACGGAGGGTGAGGACACCCTATTAGTAGTGTCTGAAGAGTTG TTGAGTCTTCTGTGGGAGAACGGGGACGTCAAAGATCTCATCATCAGCGCCCATGGCCTTTTACCTATCCTTGAAATCCTCGAGCCCTGTACGGTCAAGAGCCGACAGCATATGATCTTGCAGCTGCTCAAAATTGTCAATGCA ATTATCCTTGATGATGTTGAGCTCCAAGAAAATCTTTGCTTCGTAGGAGGCATCCCCATCATCACCAAGTTTGCAGCCAGGCAGTACTCCAACGAGATACGGCTAGAAGCTGCGGCTTTCGTCAGGCAGATGTATCAAACCTCAACCCTGACGCTACAGATGTTCGTCAGCGCTGGTGGTCTGAACGTCCTTGTTGAGTTCCTCGATGAGGACTATGACGCATCAAGGGACCTGGTTCTCATTGGCGTTAATGGCATTTGGAACGTATTTGAGCTTCAGGGTCCGACGCCCAAGAACGACTTCTGTAGGATCTTTTCTCGCAGCAAGATTCTGGACCCGCTCGCTCTCGTCCTTCACAAGGTATTGGATGAGGATGACAAGAGCGAGCTGACTGAGCTCGTCGAAGGCCGCATTGTCAACATTTTCTACCTGTTTTCACAGGCGGAAAATTATGTCAAGGAGGTTGTCGCAGAGAGACAGGTCTTAAAGA CTGTGCTCAGAGACCTCCGCCGCATGTCACCGATTCACCAAATCACCATGCTCAAGTTTATCAAGAACCTTTCCATGCTATCATTAACCCTAGAATCGCTCCATTCTGCTGATGCAATAGACTTCCTCATCGAACTCTTGAGCTATAGCATGAAGAAGGGTCACAAGCACTTTCGGGAGATATCAAATCAGGTGCTCAATACCATGTTCAACCTCTGCAGGCTGAGCAAAGAAAGGCAGGAGTATGCCGCCGTGAATGGCATAATACCACTCCTGCTCAAAATCATGCAAACAGACAGGCCGCCTAAAGAATTCGCTCTGCCGATTCTTTGTGACATGGCTCACTCTGGCAGCAAAGGGCGGCGCTATCTCTGGCAGAACAAGGGCCTGGACTTTTACGTTTCGTTGATCGCAGATCAGTACTGGCAGGTCAGCGCCCTCGACTCTATATCCGTCTGGCTGCAGGAGGAAACTGCCAAGGTGGAGACTCACCTATTGGACGGCAAGTTCACGGCTGCAATCACATCCTCTTTCAACAGCATCAAGACCAATGCTTTCGACTCTGGTGTCTTGGAGCCGCTGATCAAGATACTTCGActgtcaccctcgttggcggCGTCGCTAGCCAAGTCGGAAATGTATTCGGGCCTTGCCCAGAAGCTTGGCCACAAGAAGGCCCAAGTGAGGCTTAACCTACTCCGTCTGGTGCGCAACATCATGGACGCATGTGTATCTGAAGGTGGAGGTAGCAGCATGTCAACCGCAAGCAGCGGACGCCAACTCCGCGCCCTGTTTGAGCAAATCAGGGTTCTTGCCGACAAGGATCCGGCGGTGCTGGTGCGCAATCTGGCCTCGGAACTTCTGCGCTCGCATTTGGATCCTGATGGCGTTACAAATCCCATCGGGCTAACTACATCAACTTCGGCGGTCGGCAACGGAGCAAATCCCCTTTCGTCTGCCGTGCCACCATCATCAAGCGGAGCGCCGTCTTCACGATCTCGATCCGGGCCCAGGCGCACGAGCTCATACACTCCGCCTGGGCTGTCCTCTTCAGCATCCGCGCCGCCACAGACGCCAACACATCATCAACGCCCCTCGCAATCATCAAGTATTTACACCGAAGTGGCCGTGACTGCGACGCCGCGGCGGTCAGCAGCCATAGCACAAGAGCGAGACAGCGGTGGCGTCTTTCGCCCGCGTAGCCGCGACGGACCTGGGTCGTCggggtcctcgtcctcgataCCGAGGCGTGTCAGTGGTGAGGGGGGTGCCATCCTTCTTGGTGGCAAGAACGGCGTAAGCAGTAGACTGCCGCGCACATCTAGCGCATACGGCAGACAAAGCATATCAATGGCGCAGGGACGCTCAGAGAGCTCGTCTTCAAACAAGGAAAACACAAACATTACACAAATGGGCGGTGGCAGCGACAGCAGGTATCATACACCAACCGCGGCCAACTTCGATCAGCATGATTTGGACTGGGAACGGGAGAGAGATAGGCAAAGGGGCGACAGGGCTGAGAGGGTTGCAGCCCAACAACACAAGCGGAGGAGCCGCATGACGGCCAGTTCTTCGGACATTAGGCATGGGGCACCGTCTCGATGA
- a CDS encoding allantoate permease, with translation MASKEDNAAMDDTTRALKFLHAGGDEPMDEEARKRLVRKLDLRLMPLLCITYALQSIDRTTLSYAAVFGVREDLGLTSSEFSWAGALLYVGYLFWEFPTNLMLQKLPISRVMAATVVLWGAVLMCHGAAVDFSGLAAARTFLGAFEASINPGTMLLFSMYYERREQPLRMGLWVGSAGIGYIVAGIVTFGVGHIQSLLQSWRILFLFWGAITVAWGAVVFVFLPGSPLTTRFLNEQERIMVVSRAKTNGTGMDNKHFKWKQFWEAVMDLKTWLLFVFAVASNTPNGGLTVFQGLVIQGMGFSRLQTTLIQMPSGCVQFVLCVLACFFASHYPNCRLIIMIVCLVPFLAGVLGLWLIPEWNRYGRLACLWISFAYTATWTLSMSVATANTAGHTKKITTNAMLIIGYCLGNFVGPFFFRADEAPRYTLGVAMMLVCVGLQILCLLGILALLWSRNRSRREEHAPTVANEQQGYERSLSDETDLQNKYFKYVY, from the exons ATGGCATCCAAGGAGGACAACGCCGCCATGGACGACACGACCAGGGCGCTAAAGTTCCTGCACGCCGGCGGGGACGAGCCCATGGACGAGGAGGCCCGGAAGCGGCTGGTCAGGAAGCTGGACCTGCGGCTCATGCCGCTGCTCTGCATAACCTACGCGCTCCAGAGCATCGACAGGACGACACTCAGCTACGCGGCCGTCTTTGGGGTGCGCGAGGACctcgggctgacgagctccGAGTTCTCGTGGGCCGGCGCCCTGCTGTACGTCGGGTATCTGTTCTGGGAGTTCCCGACCAACCTCATGCTCCAGAAGCTGCCCATCAGCCGCGTAATGGCCGCCACGGTCGTCCTCTGGGGCGCCGTGCTCATGTGCcacggcgccgccgtcgactTTTCGGGACTGGCTGCGGCCCGCACCTTTCTTGGCGCCTTTGAGGCGTCCATCAACCCGGGGACCATGCTGCTCTTCTCCATGTACTACGAGCGCAGGGAGCAGCCGCTGCGCATGGGACTCTGGGTCGGCTCGGCGGGGATAGGGTACATCGTCGCCGGGATCGTCACGTTTGGGGTGGGACACATCCAGAGTCTGCTGCAGAGCTGGCGCATTTTGTTCCTGTTCTGGGGCGCCATCACGGTGGCGTGGGGTGCTGTGGTCTTTGTTTTCCTGCCCGGGTCGCCGCTCACGACAAGGTTCCTGAACGAGCAGGAGAGGATCATGGTGGTCAGCCGGGCCAAGACCAACGGGACGGGCATGGACAACAAGCACTTCAAGTGGAAGCAGTTCTGGGAGGCCGTGATGGACCTGAAGACTTGGCTGCTGTTTGTCTTTGCTGTGGCTAGCAATACGCCAAACGGTGGATTGACAGTC TTCCAAGGTCTCGTCATTCAGGGGATGGGCTTTTCTAGGCTCCAAACCACGCTTATTCAGATGCCCTCTGGATGTGTGCAGTTTGTACTTTGTGTACTTGCTTG CTTCTTCGCCTCCCACTACCCCAACTGCCGCCTCATAATCATGATCGTATGCCTGGTGCCGTTCCTGGCCGGCGTCCTAGGCCTCTGGCTGATCCCAGAATGGAACCGATACGGCCGACTCGCCTGCCTTTGGATATCATTTGCCTACACGGCGACCTGGACGCTCTCCATGTCCGTTGCGACGGCCAACACGGCCGGCCACACGAAAAAGATTACGACCAACGCCATGCTCATCATCGGCTACTGCCTGGGCAACTTTGTGGGACCCTTCTTCTTTCGCGCAGATGAGGCGCCACGCTACACCCTCGGCGTGGCCATGATGCTGGTCTGCGTCGGCCTGCAGATTCTGTGTCTGCTCGGCATACTCGCGCTCCTGTGGTCGAGGAACAGGTCGAGGCGCGAGGAGCACGCGCCCACGGTGGCTAATGAACAGCAGGGTTATGAGCGCAGTCTGTCGGACGAGACGGATCTGCAGAATAAATACTTCAAG TATGTCTACTGA
- a CDS encoding ER membrane protein — MLWLFQALFSIVFLLSIVLSIPICFDVGGRDAGLAYSLSLFVFYLFYSAAKLATPDNSRFRRALTELIRLSQWVVIPGLLIWSLNRFSVDEALLDAAQSHGHGSGDWVRRAWFGHDTVAQPAAPAATNFHDWFFGSKGVLESMWLGSWDRGLSYSSPLFQLCEGFCTVLVIQAAGQMTRWLVNRGRSDTWVIVLLVISSSILTSAAYFLWRIMKFPQINNIDATLIGVTITSAVFLGAYGISSGRGNPIESALLFAYVVLCVYQIFTDYMPSDPAAAEALAAAQAAQQPEFPPLPPFIMASWSTLRHMLASLPEAFNVSFTFLYAAFQTVTPSVIISLAYRITVFYCATRIIPAVRESGTNALMADPELYGDSSDGATKLLSVLSWFSPSILIAVYTSLLLQHFTVAADSDIGWTLTAGDIGGNPWRWVNVGATMLMYSLELYLGDDEPAAHWKSD; from the exons ATGTTGTGGCTATTCCAAGCGCTGTTTAGCATCGTCTTTCTCCTGAGCATCGTGCTCTCGATACCCATCTGCTTCGACGTCGGCGGTCGCGATGCCGGCTTAGCATACAGCTTATCCCTGTTTGTGTTTTACCTCTTCTACTCGGCCGCCAAGCTCGCGACGCCAGACAATTCGCGATTCCGACGCGCCCTCACCGAGTTAATACGGCTGTCGCAATGGGTCGTCATCCCTGGACTGCTCATCTGGTCCCTGAACCGCTTCTCGGTTGACGAGGCCCTGCTGGACGCGGCGCAAAGCCACGGCCATGGATCCGGAGATTGGGTCAGGCGCGCATGGTTCGGCCACGACACTGTGGCCCAGCCTGCCGCACCCGCGGCGACGAACTTCCACGACTGGTTTTTTGGATCCAAGGGGGTTTTGGAGTCCATGTGGCTGGGAAGTTGGGACAGGGGCTTGAGCTACTCGAGTCCTCTTTTCCAGCTATGCGAAGGATTTTGCACCGTTCTGGTCATCCAGGCTGCCGGGCAGATGACGAGATGGCTGGTGAACCGTGGCCGCAGTGACACTTGGGTG ATTGTCCTTTTGGTCATATCGAGCTCCATCCTGACGAGTGCCGCCTATTTCTTGTGGAGGATTATGAAGTTTCCACAGATCAACAACATTGACGCGACTCTGATTGGTGTTACCATCACTTCAGCGGTGTTTTTGGGCGCATACGGCATTAGTAGTGGGCGGGGCAATCCGATCGAGTCCGCACTTCTGTTTGCATATGTCGTTCTCTGCGTCTACCAGATTTTCACCGACTACATGCCCTCGGACCCGGCGGCCGCCGAGGCTTTGGCAGCTGCCCAAGCTGCTCAGCAGCCCGAATTCCCGCCATTACCGCCCTTTATTATGGCATCTTGGTCGACCCTGCGGCACATGCTGGCCAGCCTCCCAGAGGCATTTAACGTATCTTTTACCTTCCTCTACGCTGCGTTCCAAACCGTCACGCCCTCGGTCATCATCTCGTTGGCGTACCGCATCACCGTCTTCTActgcgccacccgcataatACCCGCTGTTCGCGAATCTGGAACCAATGCCTTGATGGCGGACCCGGAACTGTACGGGGACTCGTCAGATGGGGCGACCAAGCTCCTAAGTGTGCTGTCATGGTTCTCGCCATCGATACTCATCGCCGTCTACACAAGCTTGCTACTACAACACTTTACTGTAGCTGCCGACAGCGATATTGGATGGACCCTTACAGCAGGTGACATCGGCGGAAACCCCTGGCGCTGGGTCAATGTTGGTGCGACTATGCTCATGTATTCTCTGGAACTTTACCTGGGCGATGATGAGCCGGCAGCACATTGGAAGAGCGACTAG
- a CDS encoding vacuolar-sorting protein SNF7, with translation MSGVWGWFGGNAAQRRKDTPKNAILGLRSQLDMLQKREKHLQNQISEQDAIARKNISTNKNAAKAALKRKKTHEHSLDQTLSQIGTLEQQINAIESANINMETLEAMKKAGKAMEDIHGKLTVEKVDETMDKLREQNALSEEIVNAITNNQLGNEAIDDADLEDELEAMEQEQLDEKILKTGTGPVSDAIQRLPAAANGELKGKATTVEEDDEEAELRKLQAEMAM, from the exons ATGTCGGGCGTATGGGGATGGTTTGGCGGAAACGCCGCGCAACGGCGAAAGGACACGCCCAAGAATGCCATCTTGGGGCTGCGATCACAACTCGACATGCTTCAGAAGCGTGAAAAGCACCTGCAAAATCAGATTTCCGAACAGGATGCGATCGCGAGGAAGAACATTTCAACAAACAAGAATG ccgccaaggccgcgttgaagaggaagaagacaCATGAGCACAGTCTTGACCAAACGCTCTCGCAGATCGGCACCCTTGAGCAGCAGATAAACGCTATCGAGTCTGCAAACATCAACATGGAAACCCTCGAGGCCATGAAGAAGGCAGGCAAGGCCATGGAGGACATACACGGAAAGCTTACGGTAGAGAAGGTCGATGAGACCAT GGACAAGTTACGGGAGCAGAATGCTCTCAGCGAGGAGATTGTCAACGCCATCACAAACAATCAGCTCGGAAACGAGGCAATCGACGATGCCGACCTGGAGGATGAGCTGGAAGCGATGGAACAAGAGCAACTGGACGAGAAAATTCTCAAGACGGGCACAGGGCCGGTATCGGACGCAATCCAGCGCTTACCAGCAGCTGCGAATGGAGAAC TCAAGGGAAAGGCAACCACCGTggaagaagacgacgaggaggcagAGCTCAGGAAATTGCAGGCAGAGATGGCCATGTGA